The Gammaproteobacteria bacterium nucleotide sequence GAGCCACGCTTCCCAGGTAGGCATACTGGCGAAACAGATTGCGGTTCAGCAGACAACCCACAAATTACTGGGCGATTACGCTTTAATGGGCGCGCTACTGGCGGATGTCGGCAAGCTCGTGTTTGCTGTGAACCTGGGCGAGGAACTCGCTCGCGCGGAAAAAATTGCCGCGGACGAACATCGTTCCGACTGGGAAGTCGAGCGCGAGCTCATCGGGCATAGTCACATGGATGTCGGGGCCTTTCTGTTGGGGCTCTGGGGCTTGCCGAATCCGGTGGTCGAGTGTGTTGCCTTTCACCACGTACCTGCTGAATGCGTCGAAGAGGATTTTTCTCCATTGACAGCGGTGCACATTGCCCATGCCATTGTCAGTGTCGACGGTCATGAAGACCTGCCCGGGCTCGACCGCGAATATATCGGCAAGATGGGTGCAGCCGAACGATTGCCGGAGTGGCTGAAGTTATACGAAAAACTTTTTATCACGGACGTAGAGGCCGCGGTTAATGGGTGAGAAAATTCTTTTTGTCGACGACGAACCCAATGTGCTGCAGTCGATACGTCGCACTTTGCGCTCAAAGTTCGATCTCGACACGGCTGAAGGCGGCGAAGAAGCGCTGGGCATGCTGAATGCCAATAGCACCTACGCGGTGATTGTCTCGGACATGCGTATGCCGGGTATGAACGGTGTTGAACTGCTGTCGCAGGCCAAGCAGCAGTCGCCAGATACCGTGCGCATGATGTTAACGGGAAACGCAGATCAGCAGACTGCGGTTGATGCGGTTAATCATGGCGATATTTTCAGGTTTCTAAACAAGCCTTGTGAGTCCGAGGAATTATCCGGCGCCATCACCAGCGGACTGCGCCAGCATCAGCTGATCACAGCAGAAAAAGATCTGCTCGAGAATACCTTGCAAGGCAGTATCAAGGCGCTCACCGACGTACTCGCCTTGACGAATCCGGAAGTCTTTGGGCGCACCACCCGATTCAAGCACCGGATTCGCCAAATAGCTGAAGAAATGGGGCTACCCGATATCTGGCAGCTCGAGGATGTCGCCATGCTTTCGCTAATTGGCAGCATGGCAGTCCACGAGGATCTCGTGAAACGCAAGCTACATGGGGAATCAGTTTCATTTGACGAACTCGCAGAGTTCGCATTACATGCCAAGGTGGGTGCCGATCTGCTGAAAGCGATCCCGCGCATGGAGGATATCGCCCAGGCGATTCGCTACCAGGAAAAGAACTATGACGGTTCGGGGTATCCGCGAGACGACATCAAGAGCGCGGATATTCCGCTGGGCGCTCGCTTGATCAAGGTTATTCTCGATTTTGATGCGTTTGAGTCGTCCGGAGATTCTGAACAGGCGGCGCTTGGTAAATTGAAGGCCCAGGCGCATTTTTACGATCCAACCGTACTCGGCGCCTTCAATAACACGTTCGAGCAAGATTCGGCATTAGTCGTAAAACCTGTCCCAATTTCTCAGTTAGCGGACGGCATGCTGCTGGCGGACGATGTAGTGACCTCGAGCGAAGTGTTGCTCGTGGCTAAGGGCCAGGAGACGACGCAGTCGGTGCGTCGGCACCTGCAAAATTACCAGGTAAACGATCAAATCGGCGATACCGTAAACGTCTGGTGTCAAGCAGAGTAACCTATTTCATTTAACTCTCACCTGATCGTTTGCAGTTCCAACGGTCTTAGTATTACCGCGACCAGCCAGACGCCTCCGAGCAGAATCAACAGGTTTAGTTCTATTTTGTGCATGGTAACTGCAAGATCGTGGCCTGTTCGCTTGGACTTGCAGTCAAGAATAGAGGTACTGTTTACAATGTCCAATGCCGTCACTTGAAATATCATGTTGACGGAAGGATATTTTGGTTTGCATTTGTAAGCTCTGTTTGCATACTCGGGCTATGAAGGTTGTGGTAGTAGTCGTCTTGATGATTATGTTCTCAACGCAGGTTCTCGCACAGGCGCAGTTTTCGCTGCAACCCCGCTTGAGTGAAAATAAAGCACCAGCCGCGCTGCTGGGGATATGGGGAACGGCGCGTCAATGTGCCGCGCATAAATCAGGAAAAACAGGCGATCCTCTGTTGTTTCCATACATCATCACCCATAACTGGATCAAACAGGGTTTTATCTATTGTTATCTTGCTTGGTATGAGCCAAGCCGCGATATCGGCGTTAACCAGGCCTTCGCCTTTGCCCAGTGCGGCGAAGATCAGTTGCGAGACTACCAGCTTGAGCTGAATTTGCGCGACGGCAAATTAAGCATACAGTGGTCAGAGGATTTCACCACGCGGGAGCTGGAAGCCTGTCGGTAAAATACCGGTCAGGTCAGTTGGAAACTAGATATGCGCAAAAAAATCGAAGGCGAAAACGTAGCCGGAAGTACCTCTTACAAGTCTGCAAAAAGCAAGGCATCGGAGTACGCGAAGGATCCGGATAAATTAAATGACTTGCTGGACAAGGCGGCACGCAAGGCAAATTCCAGCAAGGGTCCGTTAACCGAAGTCTGGAACTTGTTAATGACTTGCCTGAGACTGCTTCGCGCATATGCCACGGGTCGCTATCAGGACATTCCATGGGGCAGCCTGGTATCGATCATCGCAACGGTGATCTATTTTGTAATGCCCCTCGATTTCATTCCCGACTTTTTGCTAGGTTTTGGCTTTATTGATGATGCCGCGCTAATCGGTTGGATCCTGGGTTCTATTAAAAGCGATATTGATCGCTTTATCGAATGGGAATCAACTCACGCAACCCACGAGCGAGACGACAGCTAAACTCATTTTTAATACCAAGAGCCAAAATACAATGGAATTTGTTTCGACGGTAAAGGTGACAACTGCGCAGGTCGATGATCTCGGGCATCTCAATCATGTTTTTGCGCTGCAGATTCTCGAGTATGCGCGCGACGACTGGTATGCGGAGGCTGGGCTCTGGCAAGGACGTCGCTGGAGTGGAGCCGAAAACCTCGCGACCCTGGTACTAAATATAAATTTTAATTACCGCGGGGAATGCTTTCTTGATGAAGATCTCAAGATCATTACCCGGCCGATGGAGCGCGGTAGCAAGAGTTTCACGCTTGCGCAGCAGATCGTTAAACCCGATAGTACGATTGCGATTGAGGGTACCGTAACCAGCCTGGTGATGGATATGGAACAGCACCGCACGCTACCGGTGCCGGAATGCCTGGCGCGTTATCTGCCGACACGGAAATAGTCCGGCCTGCTAATCAACCAGGTCGTCGGCGCGCACCCGGCCGTCGGCGTGCACATCGGTGACCTTGCCGTACAGGTTCTTCACCCGCGCCATGCTGCCGACCATGCCGGGCTTTTCACTGAACGACATGATCAGTAACAGCCGGTCGGTATTGCCGCTGTTAGCGGTAACCTGGTGCAATGAAAAACGCCCCAGGAAAAACTGCAGGTCGCCAGCATTCAGTTCGAGGCGTTTAACGCGGCTGCGATCACCCTCGAGCACCTGTTTAACTTCGTCATAGCATTCGTCCTGAGCTGTGCGCAGGCCCGGCACATACTCGAAATGCCCGCCGCTGTCGGCCGCCTGCAACAACATCGTGATGGTGAATTCGTTGGTGTCGAAATGCCAGTTGAATTGTTGCCCGGGTTTACCGACATTAACAATCATGTTTGATACCGGGTCTTCGTAAATAAATAACTCGTCCTTGCCCAGGCACTCGGAGAGGAACTGTTTTAACGGTTCCCAGTAGTAAAGCCGGTGCGATGTTGTTTCTTCCCCGAACAAATCGGCGGTAATAAAACCGTTGCTGCGCGGAATAAAAATATTAAGCGGGTGGTCTTGCGGGAAATCCGGATCGCCGTCGTTGAGATAAACATTGCACTGTTTACGCTCCGAGTAATAGGCCTGCGATTTTCGCTCACTGGCCTCGGTCAACAGGGCCCGAAGACCGGGTGCACTGAAGAAATTGCGGATTACCGCACAACCGTCATGCTCGAGCTCGGCCCTGACCTGTTCGATCACTTCGCGGCGTCGCCAATGATCCAGCTCATCGATCGGGTAGCGTGCGTGATCAATGATTTCGGTGCAGGCGAGTTTCTGTGACATTGCTGATTTCTCCACAGCTTTAGTCTAGCGTAATTGACTGTCCTTGCTGGCCCGGCGATTGACGCCGCCCTGGCTTGCCTGCTGCTGATCGAGTTCCTGTTGGCAGTTGACGCATAGACGCACCCCCACGATGGCCTTGCGGCGCGCCTCGGGAATGTCGACACCGCATTCCTCGCAATGGGTGAGGCTTTCGCCTTTGGGTAAACGGCTGCGCGCCAGTTCGACCGCGTCCTCGACACTGGCATCGATCTGATCCTGCACCGCGCCATCGCGCGCCCAACCTGTTGCCATGGATTACTCCAGCTTCAATAACAGGTAGATATTCTGCGCCTGAAAACTGCCATGTTCAATCTGGATCTGCAATTTCAAGTGGTGCATTACGGGCCTCGATATCGGTCGCAGCAGCGAACAGGGTGTCTTCCCGGAACCGCGACGCGACTAGTTGAACGCCCATCGGAACCGAAGTGTTGCCGTCGGTTGCGACTGAAATCCCGGGTATACCCATCAGGGGTACTGCAATTTGTGTCATCTGTGCCTCGAGCACGCGCCGGAACGACTCGGGTGATTCAACATCGAGCATGTCGGGGAAGGGCGGTTCGGCAGAAACCGGGCACAGCAGGATCGGGTATTGCGCCAGGAACAGCTGCCATTCGCGCGCCAGCGTTATGCGTTGCTGCAGTGCTTCCATCAGGCTCTCGAGTGTCGGTATCGGGCAGTTTTCACACAATTGCGCATACACGAAATTGGCGTCGGGATCATCTTCCTGCCTGACTGCTGCACCGCCACTGAATTGATACTCCGACATCCACAGCAGCAATTGCAATTCCATGGCCTGGCGCATCGGAGGACTATCGACTTCGGCCACCTGCCATCCGGCGTCCTCGAGCTGTCTGGCTGCCTCGTGCAACGCCCGTTCGACCTGAGGCATAACTTCGAGGCCATCGGGTGATATGCATAGTGCCACGCGTTTCGGCGCCGGCGCCTGTTCGAGCGGGGCCGGAACCCACCAGGGATCGAGCTCACTGCCGGCGGCCATGGCGGCAAGTCCAAGCCTGAGATCCGCAATGCTGCGTGCGATGGGGCCCGAAACCGCGGTTAACTGGGCGCCGATGTGGCGATCCGGGAGCGAAAGGTTGACAGCCGGGACTCGACCCAGGCTCGGTCGAATGCCGTGCAGCCCGCAGGCATAGGCCGGATAGCGGATCGAACCCGCAATATCGGTACCGTG carries:
- a CDS encoding YkvA family protein; translated protein: MRKKIEGENVAGSTSYKSAKSKASEYAKDPDKLNDLLDKAARKANSSKGPLTEVWNLLMTCLRLLRAYATGRYQDIPWGSLVSIIATVIYFVMPLDFIPDFLLGFGFIDDAALIGWILGSIKSDIDRFIEWESTHATHERDDS
- a CDS encoding response regulator, coding for MGEKILFVDDEPNVLQSIRRTLRSKFDLDTAEGGEEALGMLNANSTYAVIVSDMRMPGMNGVELLSQAKQQSPDTVRMMLTGNADQQTAVDAVNHGDIFRFLNKPCESEELSGAITSGLRQHQLITAEKDLLENTLQGSIKALTDVLALTNPEVFGRTTRFKHRIRQIAEEMGLPDIWQLEDVAMLSLIGSMAVHEDLVKRKLHGESVSFDELAEFALHAKVGADLLKAIPRMEDIAQAIRYQEKNYDGSGYPRDDIKSADIPLGARLIKVILDFDAFESSGDSEQAALGKLKAQAHFYDPTVLGAFNNTFEQDSALVVKPVPISQLADGMLLADDVVTSSEVLLVAKGQETTQSVRRHLQNYQVNDQIGDTVNVWCQAE
- a CDS encoding acyl-CoA thioesterase, translating into MEFVSTVKVTTAQVDDLGHLNHVFALQILEYARDDWYAEAGLWQGRRWSGAENLATLVLNINFNYRGECFLDEDLKIITRPMERGSKSFTLAQQIVKPDSTIAIEGTVTSLVMDMEQHRTLPVPECLARYLPTRK
- a CDS encoding DksA/TraR family C4-type zinc finger protein, translated to MATGWARDGAVQDQIDASVEDAVELARSRLPKGESLTHCEECGVDIPEARRKAIVGVRLCVNCQQELDQQQASQGGVNRRASKDSQLR
- a CDS encoding amidase family protein, with amino-acid sequence MTELWRLGAADIATRVANREISATEVTEQSLQRLQDVNPAINAVVQPMPEAALAAARAVDDAIADGHSTGILAGVPVTIKVNIDQQGFANTNGIRIQQDNFAGQDSPVVTNLRKAGAIIVGRTNTPAFSMRWFTRNSLHGHTLNPRNAKLTPGGSSGGSAAAVAAGICALGHGTDIAGSIRYPAYACGLHGIRPSLGRVPAVNLSLPDRHIGAQLTAVSGPIARSIADLRLGLAAMAAGSELDPWWVPAPLEQAPAPKRVALCISPDGLEVMPQVERALHEAARQLEDAGWQVAEVDSPPMRQAMELQLLLWMSEYQFSGGAAVRQEDDPDANFVYAQLCENCPIPTLESLMEALQQRITLAREWQLFLAQYPILLCPVSAEPPFPDMLDVESPESFRRVLEAQMTQIAVPLMGIPGISVATDGNTSVPMGVQLVASRFREDTLFAAATDIEARNAPLEIADPD